A genomic segment from Juglans regia cultivar Chandler chromosome 14, Walnut 2.0, whole genome shotgun sequence encodes:
- the LOC108992993 gene encoding telomere repeat-binding protein 5-like isoform X2 gives MRAFDLLATVAGEMLLERESSPACSNASKGNDPCACVQNVWENEGKLVKIEPSYQGISDRRVLASELVQQADDQKYGFVESLFPQNDGHSGFASMVTIDCSESFVDQRLVNGKNKNDTGNLASKLDLGVSGYRESGVCKLDCETKIMIKDELHNNGKVPIVPVVTGTDKCSLEDPEVWDGKPPALVSSDSSVKVPLCGDHIPRSSFPASRDDVKIVSRDDDENSSGCTHPCTITKSIRPVSRIGDRRIRKILASKHWKVSPKLKDNTLLNTDGDLKPIFRNRKGYYKRQRSQMNVPFKKRKIFERSSVSNPNRLFTCEGKSDSPEKGINGDASGSCVKMHGATGTSSSVVCQHTSIQSRDSYVKLRIKSFRVPELFIEMPETATVGSLKRTVMEAVTAILGGGLHVGVLLRGKKVRDDNKTLLQTGISHDYPLDALGFALEPNPSQNPPSICPRDSSCMLPCDTPQPLTSYPPDSTVAHQGTCHTSPEPHLANLGNFIESDHDSAPSPTDTSVDKSTTDSKALVAVPEMNVEALAVVPIHRKSKRSEIAQRRIRRPFSVAEVEALVQAVEKLGTGRWRDVKLLAFDNAKHRTYVDLKDKWKTLVHTARISPQQRRGEPVPQELLDRVLTAHAFWSKQQARQQLKQHAETCLLI, from the exons ATGCGTGCTTTTGACTTATTGGCCACCGTAGCTGGTGAGATGttgcttgagagagagagttcaccCGCATGTAGTAATGCATCAAAGGGAAATGATCCCTGTGCATGTGTTCAAAACGTGTGGGAGAATGAAGGTAAACTAGTTAAAATTGAACCTAGTTATCAAGGAATTAGTGATAGGAGAGTCTTAGCCTCTGAGCTTGTCCAACAAGCTGATGATCAAAAGTACGGCTTCGTGGAATCCCTATTTCCTCAGAATGATGGCCATTCAGGATTTGCTTCTATGGTAACCATCGATTGCTCAGAGAGCTTCGTTGATCAGAGGTTGGTTAATGGAAAAAACAAGAATGACACGGGAAATTTGGCTAGCAAATTAGATCTGGGTGTCTCTGGTTACAGGGAGTCTGGTGTTTGTAAATTAGATTGTGAaactaaaataatgataaaagatGAGCTGCACAATAATGGGAAGGTGCCTATTGTGCCTGTTGTCACTGGGACTGATAAGTGCAGTTTGGAGGATCCAGAGGTTTGGGATGGGAAACCTCCTGCACTAGTCAGTTCAGATAGTAGTGTCAAGGTGCCTTTGTGTGGTGACCACATTCCCCGTAGCTCTTTTCCCGCTAGTCGGGATGATGTAAAAATAGTTAGTAGAGATGATGACGAAAACTCCTCTGGGTGCACTCACCCTTGCACGATAACAAAGTCCATAAGACCGGTATCACGCATTGGAGATCGAAGAATAAGGAAGATTTTAGCTTCAAAGCATTGGAAGGTATCTCCAAAATTGAAGGACAATACACTGTTGAACACTG ATGGGGATTTGAAGCCCATTTTCCGTAATAGGAAGGGCTATTACAAACGCCAAAGATCTCAAATGAATGTTCCTTTTAAGAAGAGGAAGATTTTTGAGCGTAGCTCAGTGTCAAATCCTAACCGATTATTCACTTGTGAGGGAAAATCGGATTCACCCGAGAAGGGCATCAATGGAGATGCTTCTGGTTCATGTGTAAAGATGCATGGAG CCACAGGAACATCATCCTCTGTAGTTTGTCAACACACTTCAATTCAATCTAGAGATTCTTACG TGAAGCTTAGGATCAAGTCTTTCAGGGTGCCAGAGCTTTTTATTGAAATGCCTGAAACTGCCACCGTCGGTTCTTTGAAG AGGACTGTTATGGAGGCAGTGACTGCCATACTTGGAGGTGGATTACATGTTGGCGTACTTCTTCGCGGAAAGAAGGTTAGAGACGACAATAAAACTCTACTGCAAACGGGAATTTCTCATGATTACCCTCTAGATGCTTTGGGTTTTGCCCTGGAGCCTAACCCTTCACAAAATCCCCCATCTATATGCCCCAGAGATTCTTCCTGTATGCTTCCTTGTGACACTCCTCAGCCTCTAACAAG CTATCCACCAGATTCAACTGTTGCTCATCAGGGCACTTGCCATACCTCTCCAGAGCCTCACTTGGCCAATCTTGGCAACTTCATCGAAAGTGATCATGATTCAGCACCTTCTCCCACTGACACATCAGTTGACAAAAGTACAACAGATTCTAAAGCTCTGGTTGCTGTACCAGAAATGAATGTTGAGGCATTAGCTGTGGTTCCAATTCACAGGAAATCAAAGCGATCTGAGATTGCACAGCGCCGAATCCGTCGACCCTTTTCTGTTGCTGAAGTGGAAGCACTGGTTCAAGCAGTTGAGAAACTTGGAACAGGAAG GTGGCGTGATGTTAAGCTGCTAGCTTTTGATAATGCAAAACATCGAACTTATGTGGATTTGAAG GATAAGTGGAAAACACTGGTGCACACGGCAAGAATATCCCCTCAACAAAGGAGAGGAGAGCCCGTTCCCCAGGAGCTCTTGGACAGGGTCCTAACTGCTCATGCCTTCTGGTCCAAACAGCAAGCCAGACAACAGCTCAAACAACATGCAGAGACTTGCCTTCTCATCTGA
- the LOC108992993 gene encoding telomere repeat-binding protein 5-like isoform X1: protein MVLHKRLDYGFNGYQVPPTPRATRSARRRVTFKKRAEDNQMRAFDLLATVAGEMLLERESSPACSNASKGNDPCACVQNVWENEGKLVKIEPSYQGISDRRVLASELVQQADDQKYGFVESLFPQNDGHSGFASMVTIDCSESFVDQRLVNGKNKNDTGNLASKLDLGVSGYRESGVCKLDCETKIMIKDELHNNGKVPIVPVVTGTDKCSLEDPEVWDGKPPALVSSDSSVKVPLCGDHIPRSSFPASRDDVKIVSRDDDENSSGCTHPCTITKSIRPVSRIGDRRIRKILASKHWKVSPKLKDNTLLNTDGDLKPIFRNRKGYYKRQRSQMNVPFKKRKIFERSSVSNPNRLFTCEGKSDSPEKGINGDASGSCVKMHGATGTSSSVVCQHTSIQSRDSYVKLRIKSFRVPELFIEMPETATVGSLKRTVMEAVTAILGGGLHVGVLLRGKKVRDDNKTLLQTGISHDYPLDALGFALEPNPSQNPPSICPRDSSCMLPCDTPQPLTSYPPDSTVAHQGTCHTSPEPHLANLGNFIESDHDSAPSPTDTSVDKSTTDSKALVAVPEMNVEALAVVPIHRKSKRSEIAQRRIRRPFSVAEVEALVQAVEKLGTGRWRDVKLLAFDNAKHRTYVDLKDKWKTLVHTARISPQQRRGEPVPQELLDRVLTAHAFWSKQQARQQLKQHAETCLLI, encoded by the exons ATGGTGTTGCATAAGAGGTTAGACTATGGGTTCAATGGTTATCAGGTGCCTCCTACACCTCGAGCTACCAGATCAGCTAGG AGGAGAGTTACATTTAAAAAGAGAGCGGAAGACAATCAAATGCGTGCTTTTGACTTATTGGCCACCGTAGCTGGTGAGATGttgcttgagagagagagttcaccCGCATGTAGTAATGCATCAAAGGGAAATGATCCCTGTGCATGTGTTCAAAACGTGTGGGAGAATGAAGGTAAACTAGTTAAAATTGAACCTAGTTATCAAGGAATTAGTGATAGGAGAGTCTTAGCCTCTGAGCTTGTCCAACAAGCTGATGATCAAAAGTACGGCTTCGTGGAATCCCTATTTCCTCAGAATGATGGCCATTCAGGATTTGCTTCTATGGTAACCATCGATTGCTCAGAGAGCTTCGTTGATCAGAGGTTGGTTAATGGAAAAAACAAGAATGACACGGGAAATTTGGCTAGCAAATTAGATCTGGGTGTCTCTGGTTACAGGGAGTCTGGTGTTTGTAAATTAGATTGTGAaactaaaataatgataaaagatGAGCTGCACAATAATGGGAAGGTGCCTATTGTGCCTGTTGTCACTGGGACTGATAAGTGCAGTTTGGAGGATCCAGAGGTTTGGGATGGGAAACCTCCTGCACTAGTCAGTTCAGATAGTAGTGTCAAGGTGCCTTTGTGTGGTGACCACATTCCCCGTAGCTCTTTTCCCGCTAGTCGGGATGATGTAAAAATAGTTAGTAGAGATGATGACGAAAACTCCTCTGGGTGCACTCACCCTTGCACGATAACAAAGTCCATAAGACCGGTATCACGCATTGGAGATCGAAGAATAAGGAAGATTTTAGCTTCAAAGCATTGGAAGGTATCTCCAAAATTGAAGGACAATACACTGTTGAACACTG ATGGGGATTTGAAGCCCATTTTCCGTAATAGGAAGGGCTATTACAAACGCCAAAGATCTCAAATGAATGTTCCTTTTAAGAAGAGGAAGATTTTTGAGCGTAGCTCAGTGTCAAATCCTAACCGATTATTCACTTGTGAGGGAAAATCGGATTCACCCGAGAAGGGCATCAATGGAGATGCTTCTGGTTCATGTGTAAAGATGCATGGAG CCACAGGAACATCATCCTCTGTAGTTTGTCAACACACTTCAATTCAATCTAGAGATTCTTACG TGAAGCTTAGGATCAAGTCTTTCAGGGTGCCAGAGCTTTTTATTGAAATGCCTGAAACTGCCACCGTCGGTTCTTTGAAG AGGACTGTTATGGAGGCAGTGACTGCCATACTTGGAGGTGGATTACATGTTGGCGTACTTCTTCGCGGAAAGAAGGTTAGAGACGACAATAAAACTCTACTGCAAACGGGAATTTCTCATGATTACCCTCTAGATGCTTTGGGTTTTGCCCTGGAGCCTAACCCTTCACAAAATCCCCCATCTATATGCCCCAGAGATTCTTCCTGTATGCTTCCTTGTGACACTCCTCAGCCTCTAACAAG CTATCCACCAGATTCAACTGTTGCTCATCAGGGCACTTGCCATACCTCTCCAGAGCCTCACTTGGCCAATCTTGGCAACTTCATCGAAAGTGATCATGATTCAGCACCTTCTCCCACTGACACATCAGTTGACAAAAGTACAACAGATTCTAAAGCTCTGGTTGCTGTACCAGAAATGAATGTTGAGGCATTAGCTGTGGTTCCAATTCACAGGAAATCAAAGCGATCTGAGATTGCACAGCGCCGAATCCGTCGACCCTTTTCTGTTGCTGAAGTGGAAGCACTGGTTCAAGCAGTTGAGAAACTTGGAACAGGAAG GTGGCGTGATGTTAAGCTGCTAGCTTTTGATAATGCAAAACATCGAACTTATGTGGATTTGAAG GATAAGTGGAAAACACTGGTGCACACGGCAAGAATATCCCCTCAACAAAGGAGAGGAGAGCCCGTTCCCCAGGAGCTCTTGGACAGGGTCCTAACTGCTCATGCCTTCTGGTCCAAACAGCAAGCCAGACAACAGCTCAAACAACATGCAGAGACTTGCCTTCTCATCTGA